TTAATAGTACTGTTAATGTAAAAAATAGTTTTTTCATAAGTTTTTCTCCATTTTTTTATTATTCAATTTTTCATTAATTATTATATCGTAAATTTATTAAAGAAAAATGAGAGTCACAAACAACAACATCTATTGCTATACAATTATTTTTTTGTTCTTTTTTTGCCTATTTCTCTCTCCTTGTTAAATGTACGAATTTTACCATTCAGGATAAATAACTCTCATATCTTCAGGATCTATGAATACTGCCTTTTTCAATTCCACATCATATCCAATGCAGATAGTTTCATCACAAATAGAATTTTTTTTCACTGTTGCTTTTTCAACAGATGCTTCACTGTCAGGCTCCTCAGAAGAACGTACGATTTCATACTCTCCATTTCCTGTTTTTCTTATTTCTAACTCTGTATCTTCCGAAACTATGCTTCTATTTAACAATTTTTCTTCATGTAATTTCCCATCTGTATTAAATTTTAAATCAAGTCCTGCCGCTCCATAACTTATTGCTCCTATTAGCAGTATTGCCATTAATAGCATTTTTTTCATACAAATCTTCCTCCCTGTTTATTTTATTAATATTATACCATATAATTTTTTAAAAAAAATACAATTATAACAATTTTAGTTTAAATGTCATATTTTTATGATTTATTCATCAATCCTTGTATTCCTTGCCTTAAATTGTTTATCCATTTTTTAATTATTTAAATTTTAGCTGATTTTTGAAGTAACATAAATTGAAATGATTGATTTGTCTTGAATTTTTTGGCAAGGGGATTAGAATCCCCTTGTTAATAATAAAATTAATTTTAAATTTATAAATTTAAACTGCTGAATTGATTTATTGCTATTTTTTGAATAAAAAACTGCATTACTTGACTAAAAGACAAGAAGTATTTCTTCCATTTTGTTTAAGCGTCATGTGATTTCCCTTTATATGGATTTTGACATTTTCATCGCTATATTTTTCTCCATTTGAAGATTCAACCCTATTCAACTGCCATTTTTTATATGTTTTCATATCCAAAAGCTGAACTGTTTCATCTGTAATATAATTTACAGTATATATTTTTTTTTTGCAGTTAAATTTTTTAAATACAACTTCCCTGCGTTTATCATTTATAACAGGATTTTTTCTTTTAACAGCTCCATTTAAAACACATCCTATTAATAATATCCCAAATAACATTATTGTTAATTTTTTTGATATTTTCATAAAAATTCCCGCTTTCCCTTTTTTATTTTCAATAAAGTTAAAACATTAAACATTATGAACTCTTACTCCATATCTGAAATATTTTCTCCAGTATGGACTCTTTAACGATGACATTACAACTCCTTTTGAAGATGAAGCATTAATAAAAAGTGTGTTACCAACATAAACTGCTGTATGATTTGTTCTATTTCCAGGCTTAAAGAAAACAATATCTCCCGATCTCAAGTTTTTGGCTGAGACTCTTGTCCCTTGCTTTACTTGCTGTGTTGAAACTCTTGGAAGCTCCTTATTGAAAACTTCACGATAGACTCTACGTGTCAATGCTGAACAATCTATACCCTTTCTAGAATCTCCTCCTAATACATATCTTGTCCCACGCCACTTGCTATAGGAAGTTAAAAGTTTTTTTTCTACAGCCGCTCTTTTTCTTTCTTGAGTTGATCCCGAAGTCATCGCCTTTCTATGTCTTTGTCTTAATTCTGCCATT
The DNA window shown above is from Leptotrichia wadei and carries:
- a CDS encoding C40 family peptidase translates to MKKNKFLTAICMLSTFVGTNLHAKTSKGKKTVKSKTSHKPLNVKKAHSSGNSGIYGVSAKNKSDLVETKMAELRQRHRKAMTSGSTQERKRAAVEKKLLTSYSKWRGTRYVLGGDSRKGIDCSALTRRVYREVFNKELPRVSTQQVKQGTRVSAKNLRSGDIVFFKPGNRTNHTAVYVGNTLFINASSSKGVVMSSLKSPYWRKYFRYGVRVHNV
- a CDS encoding lysozyme inhibitor, with the translated sequence MKISKKLTIMLFGILLIGCVLNGAVKRKNPVINDKRREVVFKKFNCKKKIYTVNYITDETVQLLDMKTYKKWQLNRVESSNGEKYSDENVKIHIKGNHMTLKQNGRNTSCLLVK